A single region of the Arthrobacter sp. zg-Y820 genome encodes:
- a CDS encoding lipoate--protein ligase family protein — translation MSSSERHNNRLHGEFKVAGGKLVVVDLEVRDGKLADVSLSGDFFLEPDDALADINKALEGLPEDTAGIDIAAAVRRNLPADAVLFGFSPEAIATTVRRALAKATGWNDHQWEIIGPTPLSTPMHVAMDEVLAEEVGAGRRNPTLRFWEWEAPSVVIGSFQSLRNEVDPQGAEKHGVTVVRRISGGGAMFMEHGNAITYSIYVPQSLVDGLSFAESYPFLDAWVMESLEKLGIKAWYQPLNDIATDQGKIGGAAQKRFSNGGMLHHVTMSYDIDADKMLEVLRIGKEKLSDKGTTSAKKRVDPLRRQTGLTREEIISTMMETFTARYGAVPAGITGEELARAEAKVAEKFGTAEWLNRVP, via the coding sequence ATGAGCAGCTCAGAACGGCACAACAACCGCCTGCACGGTGAGTTCAAGGTGGCCGGCGGCAAACTTGTGGTGGTGGACCTGGAAGTCAGGGACGGCAAGCTGGCGGACGTGTCGCTCAGCGGTGACTTCTTCCTGGAGCCCGACGACGCCCTGGCGGACATCAACAAAGCGCTGGAGGGACTTCCGGAAGACACGGCCGGCATTGACATTGCTGCCGCTGTCCGACGGAACCTGCCCGCTGACGCCGTCCTGTTCGGATTCTCGCCGGAAGCCATTGCCACCACTGTGCGCCGCGCGCTGGCCAAGGCCACAGGCTGGAACGACCACCAGTGGGAGATCATCGGCCCCACACCCCTCTCCACACCGATGCACGTTGCCATGGACGAGGTCCTGGCCGAGGAGGTCGGAGCGGGCAGGCGCAACCCCACCCTCCGGTTCTGGGAATGGGAAGCACCATCGGTGGTCATCGGCAGTTTCCAGTCGCTGCGCAACGAGGTTGACCCGCAGGGCGCCGAAAAGCACGGGGTGACGGTGGTGCGCCGCATCAGCGGCGGCGGGGCCATGTTCATGGAACACGGCAACGCCATCACCTACTCGATTTACGTACCGCAGTCCTTGGTGGACGGACTCAGTTTCGCCGAGTCCTATCCGTTCCTTGACGCCTGGGTGATGGAGTCGCTGGAGAAGCTGGGCATCAAGGCCTGGTACCAGCCGCTCAACGACATCGCCACTGACCAGGGGAAGATTGGCGGTGCCGCCCAGAAGCGTTTCAGCAACGGCGGAATGCTGCACCACGTCACCATGTCCTATGACATTGACGCCGACAAAATGCTCGAAGTCCTGCGGATCGGCAAGGAAAAGCTCTCCGACAAGGGGACCACCAGCGCCAAGAAGCGGGTCGATCCGCTGCGCCGCCAGACCGGGCTGACCCGGGAAGAAATCATCTCCACCATGATGGAAACCTTCACCGCGCGCTACGGCGCGGTTCCCGCCGGCATCACCGGCGAGGAGCTGGCGCGGGCCGAA
- a CDS encoding type B 50S ribosomal protein L31 codes for MKSDIHPKYGPVVFRDLASDTAFLTNSTATSAKTIEWEDGNTYPLIEVEISSASHPFYTGKQRIMDSAGRVERFNARFKGFGGKK; via the coding sequence TTGAAGTCTGATATCCACCCCAAGTATGGCCCGGTTGTTTTCCGCGATCTCGCGTCCGACACCGCGTTCCTGACGAACTCCACGGCTACTTCCGCCAAGACGATCGAGTGGGAAGACGGCAACACCTACCCCCTCATCGAGGTGGAAATCTCCTCCGCATCGCACCCGTTCTACACGGGCAAGCAGCGCATCATGGACTCCGCCGGCCGTGTCGAGCGCTTCAACGCCCGCTTCAAGGGCTTCGGCGGCAAGAAGTAA
- a CDS encoding RNA methyltransferase, translated as MTLQYLRTAADPRVADYTNLTDTALRRRREPAEGMYIAESSKVLRRALDAGHRPRSFFLAEKWIPDLQDLLDRYPEVPAYVGTAEILEEITGFHLHRGALAAMERPAPRELAPLLASARRVAVLEDIVDHTNIGAIFRSAAALQVDAVLVSPRCADPLYRRAIRVSMGAVFQVPWMRLENWPGQLAALRDAGFVTAALALAEDSVSLDELGARRDERLALVLGTEGDGLAAGTLSAVDLTVRIPMSAGVDSLNVAAASAVAFWECRPQPK; from the coding sequence GTGACCCTCCAGTACCTTCGCACCGCCGCCGACCCGCGCGTCGCCGACTACACCAACCTGACCGACACCGCCCTGCGCCGCCGCCGCGAGCCCGCGGAAGGCATGTACATCGCCGAGTCCTCCAAAGTTCTGCGCCGGGCTCTGGACGCCGGGCACCGGCCCCGGTCCTTTTTCCTGGCCGAGAAGTGGATTCCCGACCTGCAGGACCTGCTGGACCGGTATCCGGAGGTTCCCGCCTATGTAGGCACGGCGGAAATCCTGGAGGAAATCACCGGATTCCATCTGCACCGCGGTGCGCTGGCCGCCATGGAGCGCCCGGCGCCCCGTGAACTGGCCCCGCTGCTGGCCTCTGCCCGGCGGGTGGCCGTGCTGGAGGACATCGTGGACCACACCAACATTGGTGCCATCTTCCGCTCCGCGGCAGCACTGCAGGTGGACGCCGTCCTCGTCAGTCCGCGCTGCGCCGACCCGCTCTACCGGAGGGCCATCCGCGTCAGCATGGGAGCGGTCTTCCAGGTGCCCTGGATGCGGCTGGAAAACTGGCCCGGCCAGCTGGCGGCGCTGCGCGACGCCGGCTTCGTCACCGCCGCGCTGGCCCTGGCCGAGGATTCGGTAAGCCTGGACGAGCTCGGGGCCCGCCGGGACGAGCGCCTGGCCCTGGTGCTGGGAACCGAGGGGGACGGCCTGGCCGCCGGCACCCTCTCCGCCGTCGACCTCACCGTCCGGATCCCGATGAGCGCGGGAGTGGACTCGCTGAATGTCGCTGCCGCCAGTGCCGTGGCGTTCTGGGAATGCCGGCCGCAGCCGAAATAG
- a CDS encoding sulfite exporter TauE/SafE family protein: MDLFHSALVFFAGLWAGTINAVVGSGTLVTFPVLVALGYAPVAATISNAMGLIAGNLAGSWGYRRELAGLKSTLLKLLPASILGGITGAALLLHLPESVFSAVAPYLIVVALLFVIFQPALQRWVRRRAEASAPEPQSGGSTLSAAPKAPRRQTVILIILIYLAGVYGGYFVAAQGILLVGILGIFLHGSIQNANAMKNILVLGVNIVAAVSYLLFAFDRIVWPVVALIAVSSLIGGFAGAALGRRLSPVVLRTVIVLLGLVALWNMLF; encoded by the coding sequence ATGGACCTGTTCCATAGCGCCCTGGTCTTTTTTGCCGGACTGTGGGCGGGAACCATCAACGCCGTCGTCGGCTCCGGCACACTGGTAACCTTCCCGGTCCTGGTGGCCCTGGGCTATGCCCCGGTGGCCGCCACCATTTCCAATGCCATGGGACTGATCGCCGGAAACCTGGCCGGGTCCTGGGGCTACCGGCGGGAACTGGCCGGGCTGAAATCAACACTCCTGAAACTGCTGCCGGCCTCGATCCTGGGCGGCATCACCGGCGCGGCGCTGCTGCTGCACCTGCCGGAGAGCGTGTTCAGTGCGGTGGCGCCGTACCTGATTGTGGTGGCGCTGCTGTTCGTCATCTTCCAGCCCGCGCTGCAGCGGTGGGTTCGCCGCCGTGCCGAAGCGTCAGCGCCGGAGCCGCAGTCCGGCGGATCCACCCTTTCCGCCGCGCCGAAAGCTCCCCGCCGCCAGACCGTGATCCTGATCATCCTGATCTATCTGGCCGGTGTCTACGGCGGCTACTTTGTGGCTGCGCAGGGAATCCTGCTGGTGGGAATCCTGGGCATCTTCCTGCACGGCAGCATCCAGAATGCCAACGCCATGAAGAACATCCTGGTGCTGGGCGTGAACATCGTGGCAGCAGTTTCCTACCTGCTCTTCGCCTTCGACCGGATTGTGTGGCCAGTGGTCGCCCTCATTGCCGTGAGCTCGCTGATCGGCGGTTTTGCCGGCGCTGCCCTGGGGCGCAGGCTCTCGCCGGTGGTCCTGCGCACGGTCATCGTGCTGCTGGGCCTGGTGGCACTGTGGAATATGCTGTTCTGA
- a CDS encoding ABC transporter ATP-binding protein, translating to MSDVLEFAAVSVVRGGKTLLDAVNWQVKEGERWVIMGPNGAGKTTLLQIAGGRMHPTRGVAGILEEVLGTVDVFELRPRIGLASAALANQIPEHETVLNVVLTASYGMTGRWREKYEKLDERRAFHLLHDWGMSTFINRSFASLSEGERKRVQIARALMTDPELLLLDEPAAGLDLAGREDLVARLADLARDEEAPAMVLVTHHLEEVPPGFTHALLLRDGGVVASGPIDGVFTEENLSAAFDLPLDVHHDGGRWSATARR from the coding sequence ATGAGTGATGTTCTTGAATTTGCTGCCGTAAGTGTCGTTCGCGGCGGCAAGACCCTGTTGGACGCAGTTAACTGGCAGGTCAAGGAGGGGGAGCGCTGGGTCATCATGGGGCCCAACGGCGCCGGAAAGACCACGCTGCTGCAGATCGCCGGCGGACGCATGCACCCCACCCGCGGAGTCGCCGGAATCCTTGAGGAAGTCCTCGGAACGGTCGACGTGTTTGAACTGCGCCCGCGGATCGGCCTGGCCTCAGCGGCACTGGCAAACCAGATCCCCGAGCATGAAACCGTGCTCAACGTGGTGCTGACCGCGTCCTACGGCATGACCGGACGCTGGCGCGAAAAGTACGAAAAGCTCGACGAACGCCGCGCTTTCCACCTGCTCCACGACTGGGGCATGTCCACCTTCATCAACCGCAGCTTTGCGTCCCTGAGCGAGGGTGAGCGCAAGCGCGTCCAGATTGCCCGGGCCCTGATGACCGACCCGGAGCTGCTGCTCCTGGACGAGCCGGCGGCCGGCCTGGACCTGGCGGGCCGCGAGGACCTGGTGGCACGCCTGGCGGACCTGGCCCGCGACGAGGAAGCACCCGCGATGGTCCTGGTCACCCACCATCTTGAAGAGGTGCCTCCGGGCTTCACCCACGCGCTGCTGCTGCGCGACGGCGGCGTCGTGGCCTCCGGTCCGATCGACGGCGTCTTCACCGAAGAGAACCTCAGCGCCGCCTTCGACCTGCCGCTGGACGTGCATCACGACGGCGGCCGGTGGTCCGCCACCGCCCGCCGCTGA
- the serB gene encoding phosphoserine phosphatase SerB yields MPTQNSPQSSAVPVSGAAAQYSVVSYGRELGDAYLSAVQQAVGTVGGRILELENASGDGYVVTKLLVAYDGGIELLRLAVTAAAAALGTAAAGAQSAVVPSSLLEPARKLLIMDVDSTLIKQEVIELLAAHAGREAEVAAVTEAAMRGELDFTQSLHQRVSALAGLPASVINEVGARIELSDGAEALVKEFLAAGHAVAVVSGGFSQVLAPLAERLQLTHAKANLLGISDGVLTGTVDGPVVDRAEKARSLRTWAAGLGINERHTIAVGDGANDLDMLAAAALGVAFNAKPAVQAAADAVLNLPNLDVVQHFVRLRTEPSGPAVQNYPATPR; encoded by the coding sequence ATGCCCACCCAGAATTCTCCGCAGTCCAGTGCCGTTCCTGTATCCGGTGCCGCTGCTCAGTACAGCGTCGTCAGCTACGGCCGGGAACTGGGCGACGCCTACCTGTCCGCCGTCCAGCAGGCGGTGGGCACCGTCGGCGGACGCATCCTGGAGCTGGAGAACGCCTCCGGCGACGGGTACGTCGTCACCAAGCTGCTGGTGGCATACGACGGCGGCATCGAGCTGCTGCGGCTGGCCGTCACCGCAGCGGCGGCCGCCCTGGGCACTGCAGCGGCAGGCGCGCAGAGCGCCGTCGTGCCGTCCTCACTGCTGGAACCGGCACGGAAACTGCTGATCATGGACGTGGACTCCACCCTGATCAAGCAGGAGGTCATTGAACTGCTGGCCGCCCACGCCGGACGTGAGGCGGAAGTCGCGGCGGTGACCGAAGCCGCCATGCGCGGTGAACTGGACTTCACGCAGAGCCTGCACCAGCGCGTTTCCGCGCTGGCCGGACTGCCGGCGTCGGTCATAAACGAGGTCGGCGCCCGGATCGAGCTCTCCGACGGAGCGGAGGCGCTGGTCAAGGAGTTCCTGGCCGCCGGCCACGCGGTGGCGGTGGTGTCGGGCGGTTTCAGCCAGGTGCTCGCGCCGCTGGCCGAGCGCCTGCAGCTCACCCACGCCAAGGCCAACCTGCTGGGCATTTCCGACGGTGTCCTGACCGGAACCGTCGACGGACCGGTGGTGGACCGCGCCGAGAAGGCCCGGTCCCTGCGGACGTGGGCGGCGGGCCTGGGCATAAACGAGCGGCACACCATTGCGGTGGGCGACGGCGCCAATGATCTGGACATGCTGGCGGCGGCCGCGCTGGGCGTGGCGTTCAACGCCAAGCCGGCAGTGCAGGCCGCCGCTGATGCCGTGCTGAACCTGCCCAACCTGGACGTGGTGCAGCACTTCGTTCGGCTCCGGACAGAGCCGTCAGGACCAGCCGTTCAGAACTACCCGGCAACCCCGAGGTAG
- a CDS encoding SDR family oxidoreductase, translating into MGLLDGKAAIVTGSSRGIGAEVAKFLAAEGAGVVVNYRQKAPRANKVVTGIENDGGRAVAVGADLTSPEGPAALVAAATENFGGVDVLVLNASGGMESGVEEDYALKLNRDAQVNMLTAALEVMPAGSRVVFVTSHQAHFINTVPTMPEYEPVARSKRAGEDALRDMLPQLEAKGITLVVVSGDMIEGTVTATLLDRANPGAIEARRVEAGRLYSVQEFGAEVARMATADVSSGHTEYVGGADYLGVAG; encoded by the coding sequence ATGGGCCTGCTGGACGGCAAAGCCGCCATCGTTACCGGATCCTCACGCGGCATCGGAGCGGAGGTGGCCAAGTTCCTGGCCGCCGAGGGCGCCGGCGTGGTGGTCAACTACCGGCAGAAGGCACCGCGGGCCAACAAGGTGGTCACCGGCATCGAGAACGACGGCGGCCGTGCCGTTGCCGTCGGCGCCGACCTGACGTCGCCCGAGGGCCCGGCGGCGCTGGTTGCTGCCGCCACGGAGAATTTCGGCGGGGTGGATGTCCTGGTGCTGAACGCATCCGGCGGCATGGAGAGCGGCGTCGAAGAAGACTACGCACTGAAGCTCAACCGCGATGCGCAGGTCAACATGCTCACCGCGGCACTGGAGGTCATGCCGGCCGGATCGCGCGTGGTCTTCGTCACCAGCCACCAGGCACATTTCATCAACACGGTGCCCACCATGCCCGAATACGAGCCGGTGGCGCGCAGCAAGCGGGCCGGCGAGGACGCCCTGCGCGACATGCTCCCGCAGCTCGAGGCCAAGGGCATCACGCTGGTGGTGGTGTCCGGGGACATGATCGAAGGAACCGTCACTGCAACGCTCCTGGACCGCGCCAACCCCGGAGCGATCGAAGCGCGCCGCGTGGAGGCCGGCCGGCTGTACTCGGTGCAGGAGTTCGGCGCCGAGGTGGCCCGCATGGCCACCGCCGACGTTTCCTCCGGCCACACCGAATACGTGGGCGGCGCCGACTACCTCGGGGTTGCCGGGTAG
- a CDS encoding beta-ketoacyl-ACP reductase, with product MHNNTQPSTGRSVLVTGGNRGIGLAIAQAFLANGDQVAITYRSGDVPEGLLGVKADVTDMASVDAAFTEVEAAHGPVEVLVANAGITRDTLLLRMSEDDFTDVVDTNLTGAFRVIKRASKGMIKLRRGRVVLISSVVGLYGSPGQINYAASKAGLVGIARSLTRELGSRNITANVVAPGFINTDMTRALPEDTQKNYLSSIPAKRFAEPEEVAGVVRWIASPEAAYISGAVIPVDGGLGMGH from the coding sequence GTGCACAACAACACCCAGCCGTCCACCGGCCGCAGCGTCCTGGTCACCGGCGGCAACCGCGGCATCGGACTGGCCATCGCCCAGGCGTTCCTTGCCAACGGCGACCAGGTAGCCATTACCTACCGCAGCGGGGACGTGCCCGAGGGCCTCCTCGGCGTCAAGGCCGACGTCACCGACATGGCGTCGGTGGATGCCGCGTTCACCGAAGTGGAGGCAGCCCACGGCCCCGTGGAGGTCCTGGTGGCCAACGCGGGTATCACCCGCGACACCCTGCTGCTGCGGATGAGCGAAGACGACTTCACCGACGTCGTGGACACCAACCTCACCGGCGCCTTCCGTGTCATCAAGCGGGCCTCGAAGGGCATGATCAAGCTGCGCCGCGGACGGGTTGTCCTGATCTCCTCGGTGGTGGGCCTGTACGGCTCGCCCGGCCAGATCAACTACGCGGCCTCCAAGGCGGGACTGGTCGGCATTGCCCGCTCCCTGACGCGGGAACTCGGCTCGCGGAACATCACCGCCAACGTGGTGGCGCCGGGCTTCATCAACACCGACATGACCCGGGCCCTGCCGGAGGACACGCAGAAGAATTACCTGTCCTCCATTCCCGCCAAGCGGTTCGCCGAGCCGGAGGAAGTGGCCGGCGTGGTGCGCTGGATCGCCAGCCCTGAAGCCGCCTACATTTCCGGTGCCGTCATCCCCGTTGACGGCGGACTGGGAATGGGCCACTAG
- a CDS encoding DUF3099 domain-containing protein has translation MNKESSRGVSVPRITDARTAHTDEMHARMIKYSVSMGIRIVCLGLMFVVHGWLLWVVIAAAVVLPYFAVIIANAGSDTRNMTASDSMIDSLPPPAIEAPRPEEHRDSPETTLLHGEIVEDDPADGDQADSHHEDKAPPSA, from the coding sequence ATGAACAAGGAATCCAGCCGCGGCGTTTCGGTCCCCCGGATCACTGACGCCCGCACGGCGCACACCGATGAGATGCATGCACGCATGATCAAGTATTCGGTGTCCATGGGCATCCGCATTGTGTGCTTGGGCCTGATGTTTGTTGTGCACGGCTGGCTGCTCTGGGTTGTCATCGCGGCCGCCGTCGTGCTTCCGTATTTCGCCGTGATCATTGCCAACGCCGGCAGCGACACCCGCAACATGACGGCGTCGGATTCCATGATCGACTCGCTTCCGCCGCCGGCCATTGAGGCGCCGCGCCCGGAGGAGCACCGCGACTCCCCGGAGACCACACTGCTGCACGGCGAGATCGTTGAGGACGACCCCGCTGACGGGGACCAAGCCGACAGCCACCACGAAGATAAGGCACCACCTTCAGCATGA
- a CDS encoding SURF1 family protein — translation MYRFLFSSRWLGWFALVCLLSAVCTTLGLWQMDRRDAIREDIGNVVNNYDAAPAAFADAAGLFETYDPANEWMPVEMTGVYDADNQRIVRNRPLSGRAGYEVVVPLKLTDGTAVVINRGWLPIGNDEAGRPDTVPAPPAGEVTVVARVKPPEPALQRGAPEGQLASIDLAKYQDEVGYELEQGAYGLMASEDPAPAVVPEAAPKPSVDEGPHLSYAMQWFAFAVMLFIGLGYAAYQEAMNLRYGDEDDYEEDDDETYAAHPGPASRRRPRKQRGSTQEDEEDALLKAQGF, via the coding sequence ATGTACCGGTTCCTTTTCTCCAGCCGCTGGCTGGGCTGGTTTGCCCTGGTCTGCCTGCTTTCGGCCGTCTGCACCACCCTGGGCCTGTGGCAGATGGACCGCCGGGACGCGATCCGCGAAGACATCGGCAATGTGGTCAACAACTACGACGCCGCGCCGGCCGCCTTTGCCGACGCCGCCGGCCTGTTCGAAACCTATGATCCGGCCAACGAATGGATGCCGGTGGAAATGACCGGCGTGTACGACGCCGACAACCAGCGCATCGTCCGGAACCGTCCGCTGAGCGGGCGTGCCGGCTACGAGGTGGTGGTGCCGCTGAAGCTCACCGACGGGACCGCCGTCGTGATCAACCGCGGCTGGCTCCCCATTGGCAACGACGAGGCCGGCCGGCCCGACACCGTTCCAGCGCCGCCCGCGGGCGAGGTCACCGTCGTCGCGCGCGTCAAGCCCCCCGAGCCCGCCCTGCAGCGCGGAGCACCGGAGGGGCAGCTGGCCTCCATTGACTTGGCCAAGTACCAGGACGAGGTCGGATACGAGCTGGAACAGGGCGCCTACGGCCTCATGGCCAGCGAGGACCCCGCTCCCGCCGTCGTTCCCGAAGCTGCGCCGAAGCCCTCCGTGGACGAGGGCCCGCACCTGTCCTACGCCATGCAGTGGTTCGCCTTTGCCGTGATGCTCTTCATCGGCCTGGGCTACGCGGCGTACCAGGAAGCGATGAACCTGCGCTACGGCGACGAGGACGATTACGAAGAGGACGACGACGAAACGTACGCCGCGCACCCGGGGCCGGCTTCCCGCCGCCGCCCGCGGAAGCAGCGCGGCAGTACCCAGGAGGACGAGGAAGACGCCCTGCTGAAGGCGCAGGGCTTCTAG
- a CDS encoding DUF2071 domain-containing protein has protein sequence MTRPADGSETPWPAGPVLSPPALVTQSWSDAVFLHWRITAAEAAPHMPSLVEPDVFHGSSWVGLIGFRLHGTRLGGALPLPWLGSFTEVNVRLYTRGADGTRGVLFLSLDASRLLAVLTARAAGVPYVWSRCRQQAPGGPDRDTCGYAVERYGNGASSSFAVRPELSRQADDPLSLELTARFGAHATLAGRTIFVPNTHRPWPLHPAALAECDDELLASAGLPVAGPPDSVLFSSGVRTVFGRPRTVRKGEAR, from the coding sequence ATGACCCGGCCCGCAGATGGCTCCGAGACCCCGTGGCCCGCCGGCCCGGTGCTCTCTCCGCCCGCCCTGGTCACGCAGTCCTGGTCCGATGCCGTTTTTCTGCACTGGCGCATAACGGCGGCGGAGGCGGCGCCGCATATGCCGTCCCTGGTCGAACCGGATGTCTTCCACGGTTCAAGCTGGGTGGGACTGATCGGGTTCCGGCTGCACGGAACAAGACTCGGAGGTGCGCTGCCCCTCCCGTGGCTGGGCAGCTTTACCGAAGTCAATGTTCGCCTGTATACCCGCGGGGCCGACGGAACCAGAGGAGTCCTCTTCCTGTCCCTCGACGCGTCCCGCCTGCTGGCCGTACTGACTGCCCGTGCCGCCGGTGTTCCGTACGTCTGGTCCCGCTGCCGGCAGCAGGCCCCCGGCGGACCGGACCGCGACACCTGCGGGTACGCCGTCGAACGGTACGGCAACGGTGCAAGCTCATCCTTCGCAGTGCGTCCGGAGCTCAGCAGGCAGGCCGATGACCCCCTGTCCCTGGAGCTCACCGCACGCTTCGGCGCCCACGCCACACTCGCCGGCCGGACGATCTTCGTTCCCAACACGCACCGGCCGTGGCCCCTGCACCCGGCCGCGCTGGCGGAGTGCGACGACGAACTGCTGGCCTCCGCCGGCCTGCCGGTTGCGGGTCCGCCCGATTCCGTGCTGTTTTCATCCGGTGTCCGGACCGTTTTCGGCCGGCCGCGGACAGTTCGGAAAGGAGAGGCGCGGTAG
- a CDS encoding ATP-binding protein — MSARMGGMHSATNPYSPGAGRTPYELAGRTALMNDFDLLISRAASGRTDRGIVLHGLHGVGKTVLLNDFRRRAEEAGFLVVSLEGRDAEGGPKAIRAKLARSLLQAGRKANSRGGSKALADALGTITSFADGLQVSGIDVGVGSRHGRGDSGAFAVDLEETVEDISRALAEQNGALIIVVDEMQNLDPVLLSALLGVQHQAGQRDWPFYLVAAGLPNLPSVLNQSQRYAEGLFTYRTVGALDREDAGTALTAPAKEQSVTYDPEALDLLLNAAGGYPYFLQEYGSAAWESAPHPVITAADARVAVEIGRAQLDQGFFPMRWRRATKAERDFLRLMAVDGAAGSGTATLAARAGKKMTSMTMTRGSLIRKGIIYAPSLGQVAFTVPGMAEYVRRVTG, encoded by the coding sequence ATGTCCGCTAGGATGGGTGGCATGCACAGTGCCACGAACCCGTACTCACCCGGCGCAGGCCGCACACCTTACGAGCTGGCCGGCAGAACAGCCTTGATGAATGATTTTGACCTGCTGATTTCGCGGGCGGCATCCGGTCGAACCGACCGGGGGATAGTGCTGCACGGGCTGCACGGCGTGGGCAAGACCGTCCTGCTCAATGATTTCCGGCGCCGCGCCGAGGAAGCCGGCTTCCTGGTGGTGTCGCTGGAGGGGAGGGACGCCGAGGGCGGACCGAAGGCCATCCGCGCCAAACTGGCGCGGAGCCTGCTGCAGGCCGGACGCAAGGCCAACTCCCGCGGAGGAAGCAAGGCCCTGGCCGACGCGCTCGGAACCATCACATCGTTTGCCGACGGACTCCAGGTCAGCGGCATCGATGTGGGTGTCGGTTCCCGGCACGGGCGTGGTGACTCCGGAGCGTTTGCCGTTGACCTGGAGGAGACTGTGGAGGATATCTCCCGGGCCCTGGCCGAACAGAACGGTGCGCTGATTATTGTGGTGGACGAAATGCAGAATCTGGATCCGGTTCTGCTCTCGGCACTGCTGGGCGTCCAGCATCAGGCCGGGCAGCGGGACTGGCCGTTTTATCTCGTCGCTGCCGGATTACCAAACCTTCCGTCGGTCCTGAACCAGTCGCAGCGCTATGCCGAGGGTCTGTTTACCTACCGCACTGTTGGCGCGCTGGACCGGGAGGACGCCGGCACCGCACTGACTGCTCCGGCGAAGGAGCAGTCGGTTACCTATGATCCGGAGGCCCTGGACCTTCTGCTGAACGCCGCCGGGGGATATCCCTACTTCCTGCAGGAGTATGGGTCCGCCGCGTGGGAATCCGCGCCGCATCCGGTGATCACCGCCGCTGACGCCCGGGTGGCCGTTGAAATAGGCCGGGCCCAGCTGGACCAGGGCTTTTTTCCCATGCGCTGGCGGCGCGCCACCAAGGCGGAAAGGGACTTCCTCCGGCTCATGGCGGTTGACGGCGCCGCGGGCTCGGGGACGGCAACCCTGGCAGCCCGGGCCGGCAAGAAAATGACGTCAATGACCATGACGCGCGGTTCCCTGATCCGCAAGGGGATCATTTACGCACCTTCCCTGGGCCAGGTGGCCTTCACGGTGCCGGGCATGGCCGAGTACGTGCGGCGGGTCACCGGCTAA